The Chionomys nivalis chromosome 20, mChiNiv1.1, whole genome shotgun sequence genome includes a region encoding these proteins:
- the LOC130862631 gene encoding protein Tex24-like, protein MCSQESLSHFLKKRRLPYTRTQEGSVEQTPRPAPRAYVALREIKLLWEAPEHRRGLGNKQFSIEELLSHGKKKPEHLPRLTSSVSEGHSPDPKGCLNIVSKRFQRGDSAEGQGHRRTFPGHLDLPKNSPKAVTAWEAQVNRRTMALLGKVRKQTEKTPEDARQFLQQEVVVNNKNPTKKCQQLKNLEDLRRDHLEGGGDIELRQPRGPYRYDKHVAPLDENIFLQGKKIKPHSRRPMQAVCPPSVREEKPGEKLKPEPSGQDTLEDMKASKEREAQAQFLQENTFLEGPSRVLGQNLLAEAKSQLLNRRKMQALEMAKSHDKEFWVFGTRRKIQLPFQDSKQGASRRNIVRHKWQPREEGWDPTIQGTPVILVARAHT, encoded by the coding sequence ATGTGTTCCCAAGAATCGCTCTCTCACTTTCTGAAGAAGAGGAGACTTCCATATACCAGGACCCAGGAAGGATCAGTGGAACAAACCCCTAGGCCTGCCCCTAGGGCTTATGTGGCACTCCGGGAGATTAAACTCCTCTGGGAGGCCCCAGAACATAGAAGAGGTCTGGGCAATAAACAGTTTAGCATAGAAGAGCTTCTATCTCATGGCAAGAAGAAACCAGAACATCTTCCACGGCTTACAAGCTCTGTTAGTGAGGGCCATTCCCCTGACCCTAAAGGCTGTCTGAACATAGTCTCCAAAAGGTTCCAGCGGGGTGACTCTGCGGAAGGCCAGGGGCACAGGCGGACATTTCCCGGACACTTGGATTTGCCAAAGAACAGTCCCAAAGCAGTAACAGCGTGGGAGGCGCAGGTGAACAGGAGAACAATGGCGTTGCTTGGCAAAGTCAGGAAGCAAACAGAGAAAACCCCAGAAGACGCCAGGCAGTTCCTGCAACAAGAGGTGGTTGtgaacaacaaaaacccaaccaagaaATGTCAGCAGCTAAAGAACCTAGAGGATCTGAGGAGGGACCatctggaaggaggaggagacatAGAACTCAGACAGCCACGAGGACCCTACAGATACGACAAACACGTTGCTCCTTTAGACGAAAACATCTTTTTGCAGGGCAAGAAGATCAAGCCCCATTCTAGACGTCCAATGCAGGCAGTGTGCCCTCCATCAGTTAGAGAGGAGAAGCCGGGAGAAAAGCTGAAGCCGGAGCCATCAGGGCAAGACACACTGGAAGACATGAAAGCTTCTAAAGAAAGGGAAGCACAAGCTCAATTCCTGCAGGAAAATACTTTCCTGGAGGGACCATCAAGGGTATTGGGCCAGAATCTGCTGGCAGAAGCCAAATCCCAGCTTCTAAACAGGAGGAAGATGCAGGCCTTGGAAATGGCCAAATCTCATGATAAAGAATTCTGGGTGTTCGGCACCAGACGGAAAATACAGCTGCCTTTTCAGGACAGCAAACAGGGTGCTTCAAGAAGAAACATAGTGAGGCATAAGTGGCAGCCTAGGGAGGAAGGCTGGGACCCCACAATTCAGGGGACCCCAGTTATTCTTGTAGCTCGTGCACATACTTAA